Sequence from the Prunus persica cultivar Lovell chromosome G5, Prunus_persica_NCBIv2, whole genome shotgun sequence genome:
GCCGTGGCCGGAACTGCGCGaaccgaggagagagagagtgaacgttggggagagagagagactgagaagagagagagtgtcgcgcgcgaagagagagagagagaactgagaaaaatctgattttttacCCTAACCcttttcgaaatatttacaagtttgccactgGTACTATTTTGcccgtaactttttcgttacaacctcgattcaagcctaccgcgtgtctacgaattcgtctcaaTACCATCTACCTAGAAATAccactcgtggtcccaaaatccttccgaagaagaaagtgaccaatttacccctatcccaagggtaaattcgtaattttatataaatcgattaaaataaacatttaatttggagtcggggtgttacataaTAAGACAATATCCTAATGAAGATTTGGGGCCTTAGCTAGCTCCCTCCGCCACTGCTTGTAATCTTGTTTGATTGCGGTTATGCGACTTAAAATCTTttgtttaataaattttaagaattaaGAGTTTGATGTCGTATGTATGTGAAAAACGACACAAAAATCATGTCGATTGTTACTATTACTTAGCAAAATCATTGTTGTTCATTACACGTAGGTGAAGAGACTATTCATGAGAATATGAACTTTTTAACAAAGTAAGATTTACCTAATCTACCTCAAGGATGAGAATATCTTTCCATATATCATTGAGATTACCCTTTATACCCTAAATTTCCCTGAGATAGGAATTCAACAcggcaaaaataaaaaatgcttGATGTCCACGGCATTGttttaaaatagaaagaaagaagaggaagaaaatcaaaactttATTTCATTGTTGGGCCTAATCGCAATCCTTCAATTTCCACATGTAGGTTGTCCTTATCTCCCTAAAAAACTTCCAGGTCCAACTTCTCCTTGTCCAATTTGACTCTCAATCTCGCATGTCCAACATAAGAAGATTTGATAAATCAATGTGCTGAGTCGGCCGACTCAATTTAAAAGGTCCCCCCCTCCTCCCCCCCGGGACTTTCAGAAAACATACCGCAcaccaccaaatcaaaaaagAACTTGAGTAAGAAAGAATGACGTCAAATTTGAAGGGTTTGTGGATTTTTaggggttttttcttttctttttttgtgtgtggagcATATGCTTCTATAAAATAGAAGCACTGTAAAATAGTACGAAGGATGGAAAAACCATCAAAACCCAAATGTTAGAGGCAGGGATAAAGTGTAACCTTTGAAAAAGATTGACCCCACCAAACAGCAATTCAGCAACTGAAAGCAAAAGctaagaggaaaaaaaaaatagaaaaaaaaatgaaattagagAAAGAAATTACATTTGAAAGAACTCAAAGTATTAAGTGGGTCATATTTTTTAGACGTTAATATGCGAAATCAAACTAAATTGAGTTGTTTGGATCCTAGTTTAAATTCTTGTATTGTCGCATATTAATGTGTATAAAATAACCAATATGTAATAATACACGAATTGAATAATACTGTAGTTTTTAAGGGAAGGCTCTCTCTCCTGCTTGTATATGAGAGAGTAAACTACTCAATTAGTCCAATAATTAAATCCTTAATTGTAGAAAGGCTCTATTAATAAGCAAAATAATGCTTAATCCTCTAGAATATAGTCCGACTTTTTTTACTTGTTATTTCCCCTCTATCAATAAAACAATATCACcctttgaataaaataaaaaattgtgctGCAGTTTTTTACCCGCCCCAAATTATTACGTCATTGCAACAGAAGATAGTAATAGTCTGTTTACTAGTTTAGTTGCCGCCACCGCCCACCGGAAATGAGTCGACGCACATCCTTCGTAAGCTAACAAATGAGACAGCAATGTCACCAAAACCAGCAGACGCAGTCTTAGTTTTCAATCTCACACTATTTTGTTTAGTGGTAAAaatgaattttccttttttattatttaaatccTCCACATTGTCTACACTTCAGACCCGTAACGCCAAATCCAATGCAACCCACACACCACGAAACGGCCTCTCGTCACGTGGCAGTGATCGGCGCCGGAGCTGGCGGCCTGGTCGCCGCACGTGAGCTCCGGAGAGAGGGTCACAAAGTCGTAGTCTTCGAGCGAGGAGACCAAGTAGGCGGCACTTGGGTCTACACTCCGAATGTGGAGTCCGACCCAATTGGGCTCGACCCGAATCGGACCAGGGTCCACTCGAGCATGTACCAGTCGCTCAGGACCAACCTCCCAAGAGAGGCCATGGGGTTCCGGGACTACCCATTTGTGGCcatagaagaagatgaagagagAGACCCCAGAAGGTATCCGGGTCACAGAGAGGTGTTGATGTATTTGAAGGACTTTGCGATTGAGTTTGGGGTCTCTGAGATTGTGAGGTTCGAGACTGAGGTGGTGTTTGTGGGTTTGGTGGAGGGTGGCAAGTGGAAGGTGAAGTCCAGGAGTAAGAGAGGTGaggttgtggaggatgagatTTTTGATGCTGTTGTTGTGTGTAATGGGCATCATACTGAGCCCTGTGTTGCCCAAATTCCAGGTATCAATATCGTTGCTAAAGCTCTGAACTTTGTATTGGGTTCTTTGAGATTTGTTCATGAGGAATATGAATCGAATTGGGTTGTGATCCTTTggatcttttttatttatttgaggCACAAAGTTTGGACCTTTAATATTGGTTTAGGTACCTGATTGATTCTGCCTTGTGTGAGTGTACAATTGTATTGGCTGAAGGAAGAAAATTACTTTTGGTAGAGTGCAATTTGAGAAGATCTTCATAAAAGGAACTTTTGAGGTTATAGAGTTGAACTTCTCAGCTAAAATTTATGGAATGAGATATTTTTCTTAATGCTGCGTTCAGGcttgtgttttggtttttacttttcttcttctgctttatgcaatgtacACTGTTTTTCAGGCATCAATACATGGAAAGGGAAGCAAATCCACAGCCACAATTATCGTACCCCTGAGCCATTTCGAGATCAGGTCTGTGTTGCCACTTTCTGCATCCTGTAGGAATTTATAAcctacttttgtttttgttttatttttactctATATAGTATGTGGCTTATTTTATCCATTTCTTGCTTTGCATAGGTAGTAATTTTGATAGGGAGCGCCACTAGTGCTCTTGATATTTCACGAGACATAGTTGGAGTTGCAAAAGAAGTCCACATTGCATCTAGATCTGTTGCTGATGAAACCCTTGAAAAGCAGCCGGGCTATAATAACATGTGGCTTCATTCTATGGTAAAAGACTTCAGCCATGGTTAAGAATTGGGTGGCTTTGATGGGAAGTTCATCCAGAGAATGTTCAACTTTGTTTGAGCCTGATGCTCGAAGGATGGTTGATCCAAAGTActgataatttttaaattttaaaccaATGCAGATCAAAAGTGTCCAGGAAGATGGTAGTGTTGTATTCCGAAATGGGAGTGTTGTCCTTGCGGATGTCATTCTTCACTGCACAGGGTATACTTGCTTTGGCTTGTTTTGGACTTCAAGCTATGTTGTAGTGTTCCATATTGACTGTCAAGTAATGGAAAGTGCCACAAAATTgaaatccctttttttttttttcctatttcaaGGTACAAATTTCATTTCCCTTTCCTTGAGACCAATGGCATCGTGACTGTGGATGACAACCGTGTTGGGCCTCTGTACAAGCATGTCTTCCCACCCGATTTGGCTCCGTCACTTTCCTTTGTTGGGTTACCATGGAAGGTATTTCTCTTCTTTATAACAAATGCCATATTTTTTGTTGCATCTTTTGgttcattgtttttttatggTTGAAGTAAATCTTTGAATATCTCCGTGCCAGGTTGCTCCTTTCCCCATGTTTGAATTTCAAAGCAAGTGGATAGCAGGTATTTTGTCTAACCGAATCGCACTTCCATCGCGAGAGGAGATGATGGAGGACGTCAAAGCTTTCTACTCTTTACTCGAAGCTTCTGGCATCCCCAAGAGATACACTCATAACATTGCTGATTATCAGGTAAATTCACTCTCTTTGGTTGACTGCCTATGTTGTTAGTTAGTCTCAACCCATATGACCATAGCACAAATTCATTCGTCATCCGTGGTTGAGAGCACTGGCTACAATGTAATTGCTAAACGAAGTCTTGTTTCAGATATCCTTGACTGGATCCCCACACGATGAACTTATGCAAATAAGATAATTTAAGCACGTATATCATGTCTAAACATCATATTTAGGTCTTCAAAAACCAATCAATGTGATTCTTGGCTGTGGCAGAATGCCGTTTCATCTCTCTCTAGTCTGTTGGGAACCTTCAGTTGCACTAATTAAATCTGCATGTATATTCATTTTggatataaatgaaaatactAATGGGAAGAATAATATGATATATGCTGCTGATCTTTATGGTTATTATCATTATCTTTTTCCTCTCACCATAAATTTTACTAATCTTCATACTTGTGTCTGTTTATGATGAACGagataaatatcaagtgttgtTATTCTGCAGTTTGGATACGACGATTGGCTTGCAGCTGAGTGTGGCTGCCCAGCCTTTGAAGAATGGAGAAAGCAAATGTACTTTGTAGCTATAGAGAACTTGTTTGCACGACCGGAGACATACAAGGACGAGTGGGAAGATCACCATTTAGTATTGCAAGCTCATGAGGACTTCAGAAAATACACCTTAAATGGAGTTGAAAATGGATACGTGACATCAAATGATGTCCCGCCCAGTTCAAGGTGAAACAAGCGACCACCTTGTTTCTTTTGAAGTTCATCTTAAATATCCCAGGAAATCTTGATGTGTTCCTGTTCCTCAGTAAGGGGATGTTTAAGTGGTTGgtaagtttatttttttcgtcaGAAGGGTTTGGGGTCTGGTTCGAATAACAAAtgtatgtaatttttttttcgtcaGAAGGGTTTGCGGTCTTAATTAATCTGAATCATTGATTAATAAATTCATCCTTGAAATGGAAGTTGAtgttccaattttttttttttttggtgctaCCAAAACAAATCCCAAAGCACTCGAACTGCCGACATCCGCCACAAAGTAAATAACGGCCTCTCAGGCCCCAAATAATTCTACTAGGGGCCAACGATGGACGATAACTCCTCCCGTACACAGCttacaatttttattataaataaatgagatTCAAAGTGTGAGGTAATAGAAAAAAGTCCAAGTAGATGGTTTGATCAAATTCAAGGTGCGATCAGATTGAAAATTTGCGTTGGATCCAGCTTAGCTTTTGACTTTAGCATTAATCACAtttgtaataaataattatgaaaatttttcaaagaattttggtaacttctttttttggtcaagagAATTTTGGTAACTTCTTAAAACAACATCACTCGATCACAATTCACAGCCATACGGCCCAAACCCAAAACGCCGAAAAACCGTCTTCTGCCAAACTCTCGTCCACAACTCCACCATGCAGCTCGCTCTCAACCCACTGGCCTCCCGCCAAGTGGCAGTCATTGGCGCTGGCGCCGGCGGCCTGGTTGCAGCACGTGAGCTCTGGCGAGAAGGCCACAAAGTCGTGGTCTTTGAGCGAGGAGAACAAGTGGGTGGCACGTGGGTCTACACTCCGAAGGTAGAATCCGACCCACTTGGGCTGCACCCGGATCGGACCACGGTCCATTCGAGCATGTACCAGTCGCTCCGGACGAACCTCCCGAGAGAGTCCATGGGTTTCAGGGACTACCCATTTGTGgccaaagaagaagacgaaaAGAGAGACCCGAGAAGGTTTCCGGGTCACAGAGAGGTGTTGAGGTATTTGAAGGACTTTGCGAGCGAGTTTGGGATATCTGAGATTGTGAGGTTCGAGACGGAGGTGATGGTTGTGGATTTGGTGGAGGGTGGCAAGTGGAAGGTTAAGTCTAAGAGCAAGGGAGGTGATGGTGTGCATGATGAGATTTATGATGCTGTTGTTGTCTGTAATGGGCATTATACTGAGCCTCGTATTGCTGAAATCCCAGGTATGAATATCATTTCTGGagaaagtttaaaaaaaattttggttGATGTTGATAATTGgattttgggatttttggGTTTGCGTTCATGCTCTGGATTTGAACATCTAAAGTTCTGAATCTAtattggttttgagattttgttcATGGGAAATTGAATCGGTTTGGGTTTGTGTTGCTTGGGATGTATAGAAGAATCTTTGTCTTTAAATTGAGTTATGCATTGTGTGAGTATAAACCGTATGGGAAGTAAATTACTTTTGGTAGACTGCAATTGGAGAAGCTTCAAGAAAGGAGCTTTTGAGGTTGCCAATTTAAATTGCAGCATTAACTTTTTAGAGTGAAATGGTGGGAAAGCTTGTAAATACaggatggaaaagaaaatataatattagcCCTAATATCTATACCCAAATTAAAAGTAATAATTCTAAAGTACTAATGAAGCTCATCCagacttttttctttctgaattCATGCTTATGTAATGCAATTTGAAGGCATAACAAAAGTAAAGTTGGTTCTCACTTTTTCTCCCTCCCCTTAATGCCATTACATACTTTTCAGGTATCAATACATGGAAAGGAAAGCAATTTCACAGCCATAATTACCGCAATCCAGAACCATTTCGAGATCAGGTTTGTCCCACTTTCTGCATTCTGTAGAAACTTCTAGATTGTGTTCTTCTAATGAAGCAGGACACGGTTAATAGGGTAgattattttaattcttacTGGTTAGCTTCTCTTATCTACTTCCTGCTTTGCATAGGTTGTAATTTTAATAGGGGGTGCAGCTAGTTCTGCTGATATTTCTCGAGAACTAGCTGGAGTTGCCAAAGAAGTCCACATTGCATCAAGATCTGTTGCTGATGAAGCCATTGGAAAGCAGCCTGGCTATGATAACATGTGGCTTCATTCTATGGTAAAAGAACTCACCCATGGTAAGAATTGGGTGGCCATATGATGAAAAGTTCATCAAGGGAATTATCTTTGACCCTGATGCTAGAAGATAGGTAGATCCTAAGTTTTGATATAATTTAAACCGCTGCAGATCAAAAGTGCCCATGACGATGGAAGTGTTGCTTTCCAAGATGGGAGTGTTGTCATTGCTGACATCATTCTTCACTGCACAGGGTATAACTTGCTTTGGCTTGTTTTAGGAATTGATGTTATTATGTGATGTTCCATATTGAATGTGAAGTAATTGAATTGAAAgtgcaagaaaaatggaatatGAATAGtaatctttttcctttttcaaggTACAAGTATCATTTCCCTTTTCTTGAAACCAATGGCATTGTGACTGTAGATGACAACCGTGTGGGGCCACTGTACAAGCATGTCTTCCCGCCAGCATTGGCTCCTTCACTTTCCTTTGTTGGGTTACCATGGAAGGTGTTTCTCCACTTTAAATCATATGCCATATTTGGTTCATTCTTTTGAAGGTTGGAGTAAATCTTTGAATATTGTGGTGGCAGGTTGTTCCTTTCCCACAGTTTGAACTTCAGAGCAAGTGGATAGCAGGTCTTTTGTCTAATCGAATTGCACTTCCATCcaaagaagaaatgatggaGGATATCAAAGCTTTCTACTCGTTACTTGAAGCTTCTGGCCTTCCTAAACGATACACTCATAACTTGGGGGATTGTCAGGTAAATTCAATTTCTATTGTTGCATGACCTTACCAGCTGTTCATTAATCAGAATTAGTTAAGAGCATTGGATTCGGAGTAATTGCTATCGTTGCCTCTTATGTGATATATTAAAACATCAAGATGCTCACTGTTATTTGCATCCCAAATCAGTAGCTTCCATTGTATAGCATGTCACATTTTTCACACTCAAACTTGACAACCTGAGAGGTTACTCTTTTGAAAAGCTGCttaatgtgttttttttcagtCACCATTCAATGCCTTTTAACCCTTTAGGCATCCACTGTTCCAGTCTATGTACTAGTATCTTTATATATGTCATGAACAGATTAAATAATTCAGTGTTGTGTTTGCAGTTTGAATATAACGACTGGCTTGCAGCTCTGTGTGGGTGTCCAGTCTCCGAAGAatggagaaagaaaatgtACTTGGAAGTTTCAAAGAATAGGCATGCCCGACCAGAGACTTATCGGGATGAGTGGGAAGATGACCATTTAATACTGCAAGCTCATGAGGACTTCAAGAAATACACCTTAAATGGAGTTACCAAAAaatgattaagtttataatCTTTAAAGTGTGTCTGGTCCCAACCTTGTGATTGTTTCCCCCCTACAAGGTTTGGGTTCAACTCACAACAGTTTATAATCTTTAACTTGAATGATGTCCCAAAATAAGATTTTGAATGATGAGTTAAAGATGGATGAATAAAATTTAAGTTGGTTTCTTTATTTGTTCCATGAGATACTTGGAGAAGAAATTTAAAGAAACTAGGAGCAGCCCCCCATCAAAGTGCAATTTAAGTTTGGGTTCAAAGAATCCAAATAATACAAATCAATTTGGGGTCGGTTCTAAATTTTCCATCTGATGATGCAttttgaattggatttcacaacCCCTCGCTACATGATCAAAGATTACCAGTCATATTGatatcaaaaaaattcaaatcaagaCAACATTGGATACaataaaaatcaaaccaaacgaACTAAAACTCGGTAACTAGTTCAGATTGGTtgaacagaaacaaaatcatgGAACAACACATACCAACAGAGGCTCAAACGCCCTAATTCTCAAAAGGATATTTCACTAAACAATTTATACAATTTTGTTTACATTCCCACTAGATATCAAAAACGCATATACAGAAATATTCATTTGTCATAGTGATTGACCGACTAGTTTAAATCATTAATCAGAAGTTCTATTCTAACcaagtttcttctttttcttagcCGAGGCCTCTCTAGATTTCTTGAGTGATGCATTTTCTGTGAAAAGATGGTTGTACTTCTGCAACaccctctctttttcttcaatcctgCCTAACATCTCATATGCATCTGCCACTCTCTGGACTATTGATTTCACGGGAGGTTTGCGATCAAAAGCTTCCAAGCCCTCAAAAAGCTACCGAATACAAGCATGTATACAATAGGTTAGGCTAGCAGAGTATATAAAGTAATTCGagcaataaataataaataataaaaattgaatgggCCAAACATCAACCTATCGTAGAAAACTGCATATCTAAGTATGAACGTTATAGGCCATACCTTTACGAGACTCTCCAACATGTTGTTTCGGTAGTATATACCTATCATACTTTTGCATAACTGCCACGGAACTGAATGCAGATCAATGCCAATCTTCTTGTCCCAAAACTTGTGTGCTTCTTCTGGTCTTTGGTCCATATCTAAAGCTCGTATTAGTTGCCCATATGTTCCCATTGTGTTTCCCTGTCCCTTGCTTAGCATCCATTTAATTACCTAGATGAGTTGGAGAAAACCATGGTTTATAGatcacaaaagaaaataatgaatagGACTCACTCATTCTTTCCAGGGTCAAGCGtaagttaaaaataattacataCTCAAAATTTCCTAGTCGCAACAAATTATTGGATAATTATGTTTTCAAATCTCTCCTGTTGGAAAAAGTAGTTTCCCCAAATACTTATGCACTCCAAAAAAATGCAAATCTTCTTCTCATGGTTGGTTCTTTCCCATGATTTCAAGAAGTTTCTTTGCTACAAAGGATTGCAACAATTTTGATAATGATGGAGAAGTCTCAGCCAAAACAGACATAAgtgcataaaataaaagctcCTCAAGGATTATTACGTCACATTATTCTGcttcaaattaaaatactaCTTTAAAGAAAAGTATTCCCAGATTGAGTACTTTCTATTTAAGTGTCCTCCAAGTTTTTAAGCCATGGTGAAAGACAAAGAAATGATTGTACCTGAACAATTCTATGCCACTGCTGTTCCTTCTCAAGAGAAGTCAATGCCATCCTAATTTTTCCAATGGGAAACTCttgctcccaagcaacccatCCATCAAGAGTACCATAAACAGCCTCCTTACTGTTATTGAGATCAAGAAGCTGCAAAAGTGGGGTTTTTTAATCCATTATCAGCTTGCTACAAAAATTAACATCCACAAATTTTCACTCTATTAATAAAATTCGACTAAGATTTAAAAACTCAATagaaataatttataaataaaaaagaaagcttGAGATATGCATACTTACAGTTCTTACAAGAAAGTTAACTTTATCCTTTCTAGAAACATTCCATCCAATTTGGCCCCTTTTCTCGCCTCCAGCATTTTTCTCTGGATAGTAACTGTTACTTTGGTGGTTGTGTTGATCCTAGACCGTTATAGATGAATTAGCCAACCAGTAAATGAACATCCaaggcaaaaagaaaataacagaaTCAAGACTGCCCACCACAGAGGAGGTATGACATCCTTACTACAACTTCACAAACGTTAGATGCAAGAGACAACACTGCCAGTATATTTTGTTCAATTCTAGAAATTTTGCCAAACAACTTCATAGTTTTGTTATTCATTAGGGACtagaataaattttgtaaACTTAAGTTTCAGGCATGGGATGACGAAAAGGTTGTATCACATTGCCGATGCATGTACACAAGCACTTTGATAAATAGCTCTAAGATACCTCCAATGAAACCATAGCTGTAGCAGTTCTTTGGTTAGATACTTGAGCTTGCACCACTGTACTGTAAGTAGAATTCAGAATTTGGGCCCTGATAACCCCAAGCTGAGTTAATCCGCCAACCTGGAGAAGATAACATTATATTAGAGACATCCGTTAATATCTAATTAAAACCTCCAACACTTTTGTGAAAACAGCTAGATTCAATTGTCTTAAAAGCTGACAAAAGCCAACAGGTCTAGCCAAGTGGAAAAGggccttgacttgcagactagAGGTCTCAGGTTCGAACCCCATGACattgtgtgtgagaaacccgcTCCcttgtaatttagactattacTTGtcctcaaaaagaaaaaactgatgAAAGGAGATAAACTTAATTTTGATTAAGAAATGAATATAACAGTGCCCCTAGCATATAAACAGGTTTAAGTAACTTAAAATTTATTCAGTTTTTTCAACTAGTTTACTTTTTcattgcttttttctttctagatTAATTGATCGAGTTCTAATTCTATATTTCTTAGGCCTAACTTATCCCATTAACATTTTTAAGGCATTCATTCGGGTACATTAAGGGTTTAGTTGCCTAATTCGCACACCCCCTACGAATTTCGATCTGGAACGAAAAATTTAATGACTCAGTTCTAAAGGAGAGAACAGTACCTGGCCGCCGACAGCAGACGAGCAATTGAGGGAGAGTATCGCTGGAGAAAGCCATGGACAAAGCACACGAGAGAGAGTGCTATAACTGATGAGCCCAAGTTTGATTCTTGCTCTTGGCATAAGGGGAAGATTTTAGGTACGGAGAGATTTTTTTGGACGAATGGATTCGAAGAGGTTAGGTCGGGTGGGTGATAAATGGAGAGGCTAAGGGgggaaaatttgttttttattaaagggtttttatcacaaatggtctttGACATTTGTCAAAttatcatttttaattttttatatattttttttggacatTATTGATCATTTATGTTATACTTTATATATCAATTTGGTCCTGCAGTTAGGTTCTGTCGAAATTTCTGTTAAATAAATGACATGGTATGTATTTGAAGCCCATATATCCGATAATAAAATGCCACGtgaatttgaataaaaaaaatatgttttgaaaatgaaaaacataaaactaaatttaaatcttaaaaattaaatataaaaaactccaatacaactctctctctctctctcatttatctctatccttttttttgggtcaaatatCTCTATCCTTCTCCCCCTCTCTTTTTTGATTAATCTCTCTGCCTATGCATCACTcagtaaaataaagaaaaataaaataaaatttttgggTATTTGGGTGCAGGGGTGGGTCTAGGGTTGGGTGGGGCTCAGTGGTTTCTTTTGGTTCAGTGGGGGTTGGGTGGAGGATGGATcggggtgagagagagagagagagcagaggaGGTGGAAGGGAAAGGGAGATGGAAGGGGAGAGAGGTGGAGGGAAGGGCAGagtttttttctatttttaaaattttttaaatgttaaactattttgttattttttaaaaaaaaatttagatccACTTAACATATTTTTATTGGCTATGTGAGCACCACATATGTGCCACGTCAGCAATTTAACAtaaatttttaacaaaatttcaCGACGGGACTAAATTGATATGTGAGATGTAACATAAAGGACCAATAATGtcataaaaaaacataaataatcaAAGGTGATAATTCCGTAAATCTCAtagaccatttgtgataaaaacccTTTTTTAAATGGAGTCTTAGGCAACATACTGGAGGTTGGGCGGTCTTTCAAGATTCTTTCAATACGTTgaacatttaaaatacatGTCGtactgaataaataaataaataaccacttattcataaaataaataattaagttcataattaaaatttgcTTGCATAAACAAAagattaattttattgttcaaaacttcaaacttcaaactaaacaaaatgaaaaatgaaaatacttaaaaataaaagtagcAACTTTAGGTAACGGGTTGTTTTCCCTTCGCTTTTGCATTAGTCCTTGAGCTTGAGCTCCCTACAAGAGCAAATTGACTAGGCATAGGAGACTGTGAGGATGATGTTTGGCCAGGGACACCTATATAATTGCCCTCCAAGCCTTTCCATCTCATTTCCTCCAAATTCTGTCATCTAAAAAATGGGATTTTGGATAATTATCTCATTTCTTGAAAGGCTCATTTTTGCAGCTCTCACTAAAACGTGATTGGAGACGGATATTGGAATGGATATAAACCAATTGATCAACTCTTGCAAAATTCAGACTGTTCCTATTAACATTACGGATGTACGAATACGTGCTCCAAATTCTTTCTGCCGATAAACTTTATCGGTTGAGCCAATACCTTTGtcatttgtaaaaaaatatatataaatttatattgaaaaatattgaaattaaatttatacttttttagAGACCTATGCTAATTTTGATGTTTCTGCACTATATGTTGACCACCAATTAATGGGATCTATAATCACAGCATCTGCTTGGCCCTGTAGTGAACCATAAAAACCTTTTTATTGATGGAAGTGAGTGAATTGTTCTCGTAACAAACGGGCCTCACCTTTACTTTCTGATATTGTATCAAAGGCTTTCACAACATTTTCCATGACTTCTATGTCTTCATTAAGGCTTTTTCTAGCCACACCCCTAGTGTTATTTGACTTAAATAAACTTTATCATAAACCTCAATGTTAGGGAAAATGCAAGGCAGTACATGAGAATATTCATTTTTTCCCACCTATGAAGCACAATTTCTTCAACATCATGAAAATATTCGGCATATATTCCACTTGCCATAATATCTTTTATTTCGCCAAGAATattgtccatattttcatAAATTGCACCCATGTTTTGGCCATCATCAACAACAAATTTT
This genomic interval carries:
- the LOC18777548 gene encoding flavin-containing monooxygenase FMO GS-OX-like 4 — encoded protein: MQPTHHETASRHVAVIGAGAGGLVAARELRREGHKVVVFERGDQVGGTWVYTPNVESDPIGLDPNRTRVHSSMYQSLRTNLPREAMGFRDYPFVAIEEDEERDPRRYPGHREVLMYLKDFAIEFGVSEIVRFETEVVFVGLVEGGKWKVKSRSKRGEVVEDEIFDAVVVCNGHHTEPCVAQIPGINTWKGKQIHSHNYRTPEPFRDQVVILIGSATSALDISRDIVGVAKEVHIASRSVADETLEKQPGYNNMWLHSMIKSVQEDGSVVFRNGSVVLADVILHCTGYKFHFPFLETNGIVTVDDNRVGPLYKHVFPPDLAPSLSFVGLPWKVAPFPMFEFQSKWIAGILSNRIALPSREEMMEDVKAFYSLLEASGIPKRYTHNIADYQFGYDDWLAAECGCPAFEEWRKQMYFVAIENLFARPETYKDEWEDHHLVLQAHEDFRKYTLNGVENGYVTSNDVPPSSR
- the LOC18775799 gene encoding flavin-containing monooxygenase FMO GS-OX-like 4, with translation MQLALNPLASRQVAVIGAGAGGLVAARELWREGHKVVVFERGEQVGGTWVYTPKVESDPLGLHPDRTTVHSSMYQSLRTNLPRESMGFRDYPFVAKEEDEKRDPRRFPGHREVLRYLKDFASEFGISEIVRFETEVMVVDLVEGGKWKVKSKSKGGDGVHDEIYDAVVVCNGHYTEPRIAEIPGINTWKGKQFHSHNYRNPEPFRDQVVILIGGAASSADISRELAGVAKEVHIASRSVADEAIGKQPGYDNMWLHSMIKSAHDDGSVAFQDGSVVIADIILHCTGYKYHFPFLETNGIVTVDDNRVGPLYKHVFPPALAPSLSFVGLPWKVVPFPQFELQSKWIAGLLSNRIALPSKEEMMEDIKAFYSLLEASGLPKRYTHNLGDCQFEYNDWLAALCGCPVSEEWRKKMYLEVSKNRHARPETYRDEWEDDHLILQAHEDFKKYTLNGVTKK
- the LOC18776003 gene encoding pentatricopeptide repeat-containing protein At4g18975, chloroplastic codes for the protein MPRARIKLGLISYSTLSRVLCPWLSPAILSLNCSSAVGGQVGGLTQLGVIRAQILNSTYSTVVQAQVSNQRTATAMVSLEDQHNHQSNSYYPEKNAGGEKRGQIGWNVSRKDKVNFLVRTLLDLNNSKEAVYGTLDGWVAWEQEFPIGKIRMALTSLEKEQQWHRIVQVIKWMLSKGQGNTMGTYGQLIRALDMDQRPEEAHKFWDKKIGIDLHSVPWQLCKSMIGIYYRNNMLESLVKLFEGLEAFDRKPPVKSIVQRVADAYEMLGRIEEKERVLQKYNHLFTENASLKKSREASAKKKKKLG